One genomic window of Malaciobacter molluscorum LMG 25693 includes the following:
- a CDS encoding sensor histidine kinase, whose translation MNSKAKDFLISLSIIFVFVNVLVLFFNYVLITYFGLNKDNFLFIVLPLVFFALLLFLFLSKSILNPLFKSNENLTKTVKETIHELNIPVSTIILNTQMLQRKISDEKALKRLERIAKASNDLLKLYEDMEYSIKKEIDHIENDSFHLDEIIEHSLDKIEDIRQNENISINKEVNSQLVIKSDKNGFTKVIDNLLSNAIKYNKKNGYINIGIDNNSILYIENSGKSIDTKHLFYLFDRFFQEDSSQNGFGLGLNIVKDFCDKNKIVINIIPLENATRVELNLKKQLL comes from the coding sequence TTGAACTCTAAAGCAAAAGATTTTTTAATCTCTTTATCAATTATATTTGTATTCGTAAATGTATTAGTTTTGTTTTTTAATTATGTATTGATTACTTATTTTGGATTAAATAAAGACAATTTTCTTTTTATAGTTTTACCTTTGGTATTTTTTGCTCTTTTACTCTTTTTATTTTTAAGTAAAAGTATTTTAAATCCTCTATTTAAAAGTAATGAAAATTTAACTAAGACAGTAAAAGAGACGATACATGAATTAAATATTCCTGTTTCTACTATTATTCTAAATACGCAAATGTTACAAAGAAAAATATCAGATGAAAAAGCATTAAAAAGATTAGAAAGAATAGCAAAAGCTTCAAATGATCTACTTAAACTTTATGAAGATATGGAATATAGTATAAAAAAAGAGATTGATCATATAGAAAATGATTCATTTCATTTAGATGAAATTATAGAACATAGTTTAGATAAAATTGAAGATATAAGACAAAATGAAAATATTTCTATTAATAAAGAAGTAAATTCACAATTAGTTATTAAAAGTGATAAAAATGGATTTACAAAAGTTATTGATAATTTATTATCAAATGCAATTAAATATAATAAAAAAAATGGATATATAAATATAGGAATAGATAATAATTCAATACTTTATATAGAAAATAGTGGAAAAAGTATAGATACAAAACATCTTTTTTATTTATTTGATAGATTTTTTCAAGAAGATAGTTCTCAAAATGGTTTTGGCTTAGGACTTAACATAGTAAAAGATTTTTGTGATAAAAATAAAATAGTTATAAATATAATTCCTTTAGAAAATGCTACAAGAGTAGAACTAAATTTAAAAAAACAACTTCTCTAA
- a CDS encoding response regulator transcription factor gives MNKILVLEDDELFAQTLEDFLEEEDYYVDIASDGQKALDLNYENNYDLYLLDINVPKINGLELLSQLRESGDETPAIYLTSYKDKQTLENGFSCGCDDYIKKPVDLNELNLRIKSILKRCGKILKEINISDSIIFNPSTKRVYNNGEDLNIPIKIVFLLELFLEQKDSIVTKDMIISKLWTTSEEYSEGSIRVYINNLKKIIGKDKIKNIKGIGYKLEL, from the coding sequence ATGAATAAAATTTTAGTTTTGGAAGATGATGAGCTTTTTGCTCAAACATTAGAAGATTTTTTAGAAGAAGAAGACTATTATGTGGATATTGCCTCTGATGGACAAAAAGCACTTGATTTGAATTATGAAAATAATTATGATCTTTACTTATTAGATATAAATGTTCCTAAAATTAATGGATTAGAACTTTTATCTCAATTAAGAGAAAGTGGAGATGAAACACCAGCAATATATCTTACTTCATATAAAGATAAACAAACATTGGAAAATGGCTTCTCTTGTGGTTGTGATGATTATATAAAAAAGCCAGTTGATTTAAATGAGTTAAATTTAAGAATAAAATCTATTTTAAAAAGATGTGGAAAAATATTAAAAGAGATAAATATTTCTGATAGTATTATTTTTAATCCTTCTACAAAAAGAGTTTATAATAATGGTGAAGATTTAAATATACCTATAAAAATTGTATTTTTATTAGAGTTGTTTTTAGAACAAAAAGATTCAATTGTAACAAAAGACATGATTATTTCTAAATTATGGACTACAAGTGAAGAATATAGTGAAGGTTCAATTAGAGTATATATAAATAATTTAAAAAAAATCATAGGAAAAGATAAGATAAAAAATATAAAAGGAATTGGATATAAACTTGAACTCTAA